The Oligoflexus sp. genome has a segment encoding these proteins:
- a CDS encoding HU family DNA-binding protein codes for MNKAELVEAMTKVTGLTKSDTEKSLDAFIEVVTKNIKKKDGVKLVGFGTFSVSNRKARMGRNPQTGEEIQIPARKVPVFRPGKELKEAVK; via the coding sequence ATGAACAAAGCCGAGTTGGTTGAAGCAATGACCAAAGTCACAGGCCTGACCAAATCCGACACTGAGAAGTCTTTGGACGCTTTCATCGAAGTCGTCACTAAGAACATCAAAAAGAAAGATGGCGTGAAGCTGGTTGGCTTTGGCACTTTCTCTGTCTCGAACCGCAAGGCTCGTATGGGTCGCAACCCACAGACAGGTGAAGAGATCCAAATTCCTGCTCGCAAAGTTCCAGTGTTCCGTCCGGGCAAAGAGCTGAAAGAAGCTGTGAAATAA
- a CDS encoding GNAT family N-acetyltransferase: protein MKFYQGTVEEKEGLARVCQEWAAEEFWPYEEFLVSLKIPGTFLLFQSENNQWLSLALGRAMGGETELFYIYVSTKARRRGLADALLAVFCDHAQRDWSCERVMLEVRTSNLPAQRLYEKHGFEKVAVRKRYYQNGEDALIYEKAFKAVDG from the coding sequence GTGAAATTTTATCAAGGGACAGTGGAAGAAAAAGAAGGGCTCGCTCGCGTTTGTCAGGAATGGGCCGCGGAAGAATTCTGGCCCTATGAGGAATTTCTGGTGTCACTCAAGATTCCAGGCACCTTTCTCCTGTTTCAGTCGGAGAACAATCAATGGCTTTCCCTTGCCCTTGGCCGGGCGATGGGTGGGGAAACCGAGCTTTTTTATATCTATGTGAGCACAAAAGCGAGGCGCCGTGGACTTGCGGATGCGCTGCTCGCCGTTTTCTGCGATCATGCCCAGCGCGACTGGTCCTGTGAAAGGGTCATGCTGGAAGTTCGGACGAGCAATCTTCCTGCGCAAAGACTCTATGAAAAGCATGGGTTCGAGAAAGTGGCTGTTCGGAAGCGTTACTATCAGAACGGCGAAGACGCACTGATCTATGAAAAGGCCTTCAAAGCCGTTGACGGATAA
- a CDS encoding glycosyltransferase family 2 protein — protein sequence MSASMQTSAAHLLVLVPVYNHAATLGKVLRELSTVNLPILVVDDGSTDGIEAVLIDFPQHTILKHQTNRGKGEALRTGMQWAMSQGFTAVLTFDADGQHRVADIPKLLSAWREDPEAITIGVRDFKAAASGSVPFGSKIGRFLSNLFVWVETGQAMQDTQSGLRIYGLHRRLLRSLKAQRYHFEVEILVRAVWMGLNVHTVPVGVIYPRPEERISHFRVWVDTLRMAGLHCQFLGLRLFMLLGLYQQRPLKSPEEIGGVGVIAWLVQRLGIRFCYTLMILPVMFIFLKESSRRAAIMEFHAQLRPAASRWNRLKASLSNFWYFGMSLLDRLNPAGNSSILAPASLSEETWKHLLGQGSIFVGAHYGDWFLVALHKRDVFDRPMGLVMDPRGTPEFMDKVMELYGDRIRIIDPFQEPLAFALEVKQILDERGNVCFLGDRLQGKAREYTVSLPFLGKEAAFLQAPFDLALRLRVPVLYFGCTKQGITPAAPYQIFLHSIYDGRERLPARALVERYVRHLESQVQTAPQHWFNFIPFWRQLETERA from the coding sequence ATGTCAGCTTCGATGCAGACATCAGCCGCGCATCTGCTGGTTTTGGTGCCTGTCTATAATCACGCGGCCACGCTGGGCAAGGTTTTGCGTGAACTCAGCACGGTGAATCTGCCGATCCTTGTTGTCGACGACGGCAGCACGGATGGAATCGAGGCTGTGCTCATCGACTTCCCGCAGCACACCATTTTGAAACATCAGACGAACCGCGGCAAAGGCGAGGCCCTGCGTACCGGTATGCAATGGGCCATGAGCCAGGGCTTTACGGCTGTGCTGACCTTCGATGCGGACGGCCAGCACAGGGTCGCTGATATTCCCAAACTCCTGTCTGCGTGGCGCGAGGACCCTGAGGCGATCACGATCGGAGTCAGGGATTTCAAGGCCGCAGCCAGTGGATCTGTGCCCTTCGGATCAAAAATTGGGCGTTTCCTCTCGAATCTCTTTGTATGGGTCGAGACTGGTCAGGCCATGCAGGATACGCAGTCGGGGCTTCGCATCTATGGGCTGCATCGGCGGCTGCTGCGGAGTCTGAAGGCTCAGCGCTATCATTTCGAAGTCGAAATCCTGGTGCGTGCGGTGTGGATGGGGCTCAACGTTCACACTGTTCCGGTCGGTGTGATCTATCCGCGTCCTGAAGAGCGCATTTCACATTTTCGCGTGTGGGTCGACACCCTGCGCATGGCGGGCCTGCATTGCCAATTTTTAGGGCTGCGGCTTTTCATGCTGCTGGGACTTTACCAGCAAAGGCCCTTGAAAAGTCCCGAAGAGATCGGTGGGGTCGGGGTCATAGCCTGGCTCGTCCAGAGGCTCGGGATTCGCTTCTGTTATACACTTATGATCCTGCCGGTGATGTTCATCTTCCTCAAGGAAAGCTCGCGGCGAGCGGCGATTATGGAATTTCATGCTCAGCTTAGGCCCGCTGCGAGTCGATGGAATCGGCTGAAAGCGAGTCTCAGCAACTTCTGGTATTTCGGGATGAGTCTTTTGGATCGTTTGAATCCTGCGGGCAATTCGAGCATCCTGGCCCCGGCGAGCCTGAGCGAGGAAACCTGGAAGCATTTGCTCGGACAGGGCAGCATCTTTGTGGGCGCACACTATGGCGATTGGTTTTTGGTCGCTTTGCATAAACGCGACGTCTTCGATCGGCCCATGGGGCTTGTCATGGATCCGCGCGGAACGCCGGAGTTCATGGACAAGGTCATGGAGCTTTATGGCGATCGGATTCGCATCATAGATCCTTTCCAGGAGCCCTTGGCCTTTGCCCTGGAGGTGAAACAAATTCTGGACGAGCGCGGGAACGTCTGTTTTTTGGGTGACAGGCTTCAGGGTAAAGCTCGGGAATACACGGTGAGTCTGCCTTTCCTGGGCAAGGAAGCCGCGTTTCTGCAAGCGCCTTTTGATTTGGCTCTGCGCCTTCGGGTTCCCGTTCTTTATTTTGGCTGCACCAAACAGGGCATCACGCCTGCAGCCCCTTATCAGATTTTTCTTCATTCCATCTACGACGGACGGGAGCGTTTGCCGGCCAGGGCCCTGGTCGAACGCTACGTCAGGCATCTGGAAT